A stretch of Ipomoea triloba cultivar NCNSP0323 chromosome 11, ASM357664v1 DNA encodes these proteins:
- the LOC115995656 gene encoding glycerophosphodiester phosphodiesterase GDPD6-like isoform X1 yields the protein MASFPSLVPLILLLLFVGCSARPLYPLPSRRNDRNKQPLQTFRPFNIAHRGSNGEIPEETAAAYMRAIEEGTDFIETDILASKDGVLICFHDVTLDATTDIAEHKEFADRNRTYEVERVKTTGHFVVDFTLEELKTLRTKQRYTFRDQQYNGQFPIITFEEFISIALDAPRVVGIYPEIKNPIFVNERVKWPGGKKFEDKFVETLKKYGYKGPYMSKEWLKQPVFIQSFAPTSLTYISKQTDLPKIFLIDDVTVRTQDTNQSYSEITSDSYLDFIKDYVVGIGPWKDTIVPVSNGYLLPPTDLVARAHAKNLQVHPYTFRNENSYLHFNFSVDPYNEFDYWINQIGVDGLFTDFTGSLHQFQEWTDPLSAGENEASRLLNRIYTMISKYRNL from the exons ATGGCTTCATTTCCAA GTCTTGTCCCGCTCATTCTTTTGTTACTATTTGTCGGGTGCTCTGCAAGGCCTCTGTACCCGCTCCCTAGCAGGAGAAATGATAGAAATAAGCAGCCTTTGCAAACATTTCGCCCATTTAATATTGCACACCGAGGTTCAAATGGAGAAATACCTGAAGAAACTGCTGCTGCATACATG AGAGCTATTGAAGAAGGTACTGACTTTATTGAAACAGACATCTTAGCATCAAAAGATGGTGTTCTTATTTGCTTTCATGATGTTACCCTCGATGCTACAACTGATATAGCCGAGCACAAGGAGTTTGCAGATAGAAACAGGACCTATGAAGTTGAAAGGGTCAAAACTACTGGTCATTTTGTTG TTGATTTCACACTGGAAGAACTGAAGACCCTGAGGACAAAGCAAAGATACACTTTCCGAGATCAGCAATATAACG GCCAGTTTCCTATCATTACATTTGAGGAATTCATTTCTATTGCACTTGATGCCCCAAGAGTTGTAGGAATATATCCAGAGATTAAGAACCCAATTTTCGTTAACGAACGT GTTAAATGGCCAGGTGGTAAGAAGTTTGAAGACAAGTTCGTTGAGACGCTGAAAAAATATGGATATAAAGGTCCTTATATGTCAAAGGAATGGTTGAAGCAGCCTGTTTTCATTCAGTCCTTCGCCCCTACATCTCTTACATACATATCCAAACAGACAGACCTGCCTAAGATCTTTCTAATTGATGATGTGACAGTCCGTACTCAAGACACAAATCAG TCGTATTCAGAAATCACTTCGGACAGTTACCTTGACTTCATCAAGGACTATGTGGTGGGGATTGGGCCTTGGAAGGATACTATAGTTCCAGTATCTAATGGCTACTTGCTACCACCTACTGATCTTGTAGCACGGGCGCATGCCAAAAATCTGCAG GTTCACCCTTACACTTTTCGCAACGAAAACTCATACTTACATTTCAACTTCAGTGTTGATCCATACAATGAGTTCGATTACTGGATAAACCAGATCGGCGTGGATGGGCTCTTCACAGACTTCACAGGCAGCCTTCACCAGTTTCAGGAGTGGACTGATCCCTTATCAGCTGGAGAAAATGAAGCTTCTAGGCTACTAAATAGGATTTACACAATGATCTCGAAGTACAGAAATTTATAG
- the LOC115995656 gene encoding glycerophosphodiester phosphodiesterase GDPD6-like isoform X2: protein MASFPSLVPLILLLLFVGCSARPLYPLPSRRNDRNKQPLQTFRPFNIAHRGSNGEIPEETAAAYMRAIEEGTDFIETDILASKDGVLICFHDVTLDATTDIAEHKEFADRNRTYEVERVKTTGHFVVDFTLEELKTLRTKQRYTFRDQQYNGQFPIITFEEFISIALDAPRVVGIYPEIKNPIFVNERVKWPGGKKFEDKFVETLKKYGYKGPYMSKEWLKQPVFIQSFAPTSLTYISKQTDLPKIFLIDDVTVRTQDTNQSYSEITSDSYLDFIKDYVVGIGPWKDTIVPVSNGYLLPPTDLVARAHAKNLQC, encoded by the exons ATGGCTTCATTTCCAA GTCTTGTCCCGCTCATTCTTTTGTTACTATTTGTCGGGTGCTCTGCAAGGCCTCTGTACCCGCTCCCTAGCAGGAGAAATGATAGAAATAAGCAGCCTTTGCAAACATTTCGCCCATTTAATATTGCACACCGAGGTTCAAATGGAGAAATACCTGAAGAAACTGCTGCTGCATACATG AGAGCTATTGAAGAAGGTACTGACTTTATTGAAACAGACATCTTAGCATCAAAAGATGGTGTTCTTATTTGCTTTCATGATGTTACCCTCGATGCTACAACTGATATAGCCGAGCACAAGGAGTTTGCAGATAGAAACAGGACCTATGAAGTTGAAAGGGTCAAAACTACTGGTCATTTTGTTG TTGATTTCACACTGGAAGAACTGAAGACCCTGAGGACAAAGCAAAGATACACTTTCCGAGATCAGCAATATAACG GCCAGTTTCCTATCATTACATTTGAGGAATTCATTTCTATTGCACTTGATGCCCCAAGAGTTGTAGGAATATATCCAGAGATTAAGAACCCAATTTTCGTTAACGAACGT GTTAAATGGCCAGGTGGTAAGAAGTTTGAAGACAAGTTCGTTGAGACGCTGAAAAAATATGGATATAAAGGTCCTTATATGTCAAAGGAATGGTTGAAGCAGCCTGTTTTCATTCAGTCCTTCGCCCCTACATCTCTTACATACATATCCAAACAGACAGACCTGCCTAAGATCTTTCTAATTGATGATGTGACAGTCCGTACTCAAGACACAAATCAG TCGTATTCAGAAATCACTTCGGACAGTTACCTTGACTTCATCAAGGACTATGTGGTGGGGATTGGGCCTTGGAAGGATACTATAGTTCCAGTATCTAATGGCTACTTGCTACCACCTACTGATCTTGTAGCACGGGCGCATGCCAAAAATCTGCAG TGTTGA
- the LOC116033988 gene encoding uncharacterized protein LOC116033988, which produces MQVMDRSMDMSHRIPSSVFELDHSSDPIQWSTASSESLFSIHLGNTSISGDYGLRCSDERGTTGEASIDRPVPTRQVSDRPSVKLRAVEASLEEEGSRESEDHNHEKSFPEGRGSNASVKSFAFPILAGEDSTGKLGCSARFPEPQPAPSPMQEIEPSPQSEPEAAQKKWFSCFPCCP; this is translated from the exons ATGCAAGTAATGGATCGTTCTATGGACATGTCGCATAGGATACCTTCTTCTGTGTTTGAACTAGACCACTCTTCGGACCCAATACAGTGGAGTACAGCCTCCAGTGAATCATTGTTCAGTATCCACTTAGGGAATACCAGTATTTCCGGGGATTATGGTCTTCGGTGCTCTGATGAGCGTGGAACGACAGGAGAGGCTTCTATAGATCGTCCAGTCCCCACACGCCAGGTTTCTGATCGCCCTAGTGTTAAATTAAGAGCAGTGGAAGCATCTCTTGAAGAAGAGGGCTCAAGGGAAAGTGAAGATCACAATCATGAGAAATCTTTTCCCGAGGGGAGGGGAAGTAATGCCAGTGTGAAATCCTTCGCGTTTCCAAT TTTGGCAGGCGAAGATTCTACGGGGAAGCTTGGCTGCTCTGCCAGATTCCCAGAACCACAGCCAGCACCATCGCCGATGCAGGAGATAGAACCATCGCCACAATCAGAACCCGAGGCTGCTCAAAAGAAATGGTTTTCTTGCTTCCCTTGTTGCCCATAG